A window from Alkalicoccobacillus plakortidis encodes these proteins:
- a CDS encoding globin-coupled sensor protein, with the protein MKLTFKKTKPLTTITKPNQLIDFSPPEDILIQIKMINLSEEEIESLVSVKDLVCNSINVITDAFYDSIIQQPNLLAIIEAHSSVEKLKKTLKTHILDMFSGVLNEESVEKRKRIASAHVRIGLQSKWYLAAFCNLQSALFKVIQNAHTLQLNQKHKAIQAVAIFLSFEQQLVMDSYEAQNQLQNKQELSNRANLLNRMDQSAEDLASISIETNTSIESTESHANLISEIASEGVTLAKEATSLCKVGQTEQLHSSTEEITDIIDIVSGIAEQTNLLALNASIEAARAGETGKGFAVVAQEVRKLAEQTRAATANIEALIAGTAKQTNQVLSSITTIDTSMKKTRALTEKAASSFTQIQDSTNLSKQQNDTITARIKELLIKIEEMKQDALNVSNAADMLKKMKQNS; encoded by the coding sequence ATGAAACTTACATTTAAGAAAACAAAACCACTTACTACTATTACGAAGCCCAATCAACTTATTGACTTTAGTCCACCTGAAGATATTCTTATACAAATAAAAATGATTAACCTATCAGAAGAAGAGATTGAGAGTCTCGTAAGTGTTAAAGACTTGGTTTGTAATTCGATAAACGTTATTACAGATGCTTTCTATGACTCAATTATTCAACAACCCAACTTGTTAGCAATTATAGAAGCTCATTCATCAGTTGAGAAGCTTAAAAAAACATTAAAAACGCATATACTCGATATGTTTTCAGGTGTCCTGAATGAAGAATCCGTAGAAAAGCGTAAACGAATTGCCTCTGCACACGTTCGCATTGGTTTACAATCTAAATGGTACCTAGCGGCTTTTTGCAACTTACAATCAGCACTTTTTAAAGTAATCCAAAACGCCCACACACTTCAGCTTAATCAGAAACACAAAGCCATTCAAGCTGTGGCAATATTTCTTAGCTTTGAACAGCAGCTTGTCATGGATTCATATGAAGCTCAAAATCAACTACAAAACAAACAAGAACTTTCTAATCGAGCAAATCTATTAAATAGAATGGATCAATCTGCTGAGGACCTTGCTTCCATTTCAATTGAGACGAATACGTCGATCGAATCAACTGAGTCACACGCCAACTTAATCAGTGAAATAGCTAGTGAAGGTGTTACCCTTGCAAAAGAAGCAACATCTTTATGCAAAGTGGGGCAAACAGAACAGCTTCACTCTAGTACAGAAGAAATTACAGATATTATTGATATAGTTAGTGGAATTGCGGAACAAACAAATCTACTCGCCTTAAACGCATCCATTGAAGCTGCAAGAGCAGGAGAAACCGGAAAGGGCTTTGCAGTTGTAGCCCAGGAAGTAAGAAAGTTAGCGGAACAAACGAGAGCAGCTACTGCGAATATTGAGGCACTTATTGCAGGTACAGCCAAACAAACGAATCAAGTCCTTTCTTCAATCACAACAATTGATACGTCAATGAAAAAAACACGAGCATTGACTGAAAAAGCTGCCTCATCCTTTACACAAATTCAGGATTCAACAAATCTAAGTAAACAGCAAAATGACACGATTACTGCAAGAATTAAAGAGCTACTCATCAAAATTGAAGAGATGAAACAGGATGCCTTAAACGTATCTAACGCTGCTGACATGCTAAAAAAAATGAAACAAAACTCATAA
- a CDS encoding TRAP transporter large permease, with translation MSDIVLTGIVLFAVFFLLIVIGVPISISIGIASFAAALVIMPFWDALMVLSQQFITGIDSFVLLALVFFTLAGSIMNTGGIALRLINLAKLLGGRMSGLLAHTNVIGNTLFGSISGSTIASAATMGRIMGPMQKKEGYDPSYSAAVNIASAPTGLVIPPSGTPILYSLLTGGTSIGALFIAGYLPGFLMAFLVMVMAYIIAKRKKYTVETPVPFSEGLKVVLQAIPALFLIVIVIGGIAAGIFTATEGAAVAVLYSILLSLCYRSLKLKDIPIILKDTVIFSGIILLLIGASSAMSWVLSYSNIPQAISSGLLGVTENGILLVLIMVLLLLVLGTFMDIAPGLLIFTPILFPVATSLGIHPVHFGIIMSLGLAIGTTTPPVGTVLFIGSKVGGVSVEQVIKPLLIFYIPMVMALLAVAFIPEISLWLPRLFGLID, from the coding sequence ATGAGTGATATTGTTTTAACTGGGATCGTTCTCTTTGCTGTGTTTTTTCTGTTAATTGTGATTGGGGTGCCAATTAGCATTAGTATTGGTATCGCTTCATTTGCTGCTGCATTGGTTATCATGCCATTTTGGGATGCTTTAATGGTCCTTTCCCAGCAATTTATTACGGGAATTGATAGCTTTGTATTGCTTGCACTTGTGTTTTTTACGTTAGCAGGCAGTATTATGAATACAGGAGGCATTGCTTTACGGCTAATAAATTTGGCCAAACTCTTAGGAGGAAGAATGTCTGGATTGTTGGCGCACACAAATGTAATCGGTAACACATTATTTGGTTCAATATCTGGATCGACGATTGCTTCGGCCGCTACGATGGGACGTATTATGGGGCCAATGCAGAAAAAGGAAGGGTATGATCCATCTTATTCTGCAGCGGTTAACATTGCGTCTGCACCTACAGGCTTAGTTATTCCCCCAAGTGGAACACCTATCTTGTACTCTCTACTAACAGGAGGTACATCTATTGGAGCTTTATTTATAGCCGGTTATTTGCCTGGATTCCTCATGGCATTTTTAGTGATGGTCATGGCATACATTATAGCCAAACGTAAAAAATATACGGTAGAAACACCTGTGCCATTTTCAGAAGGACTAAAAGTAGTATTGCAAGCAATTCCGGCTCTGTTTTTAATCGTGATTGTCATTGGCGGAATTGCTGCGGGTATCTTCACAGCAACAGAAGGAGCGGCGGTTGCCGTGCTCTATTCCATTTTATTAAGTCTTTGCTATCGAAGCTTAAAATTAAAAGATATTCCGATCATTTTAAAAGATACGGTTATCTTTAGTGGAATTATCCTTTTACTCATTGGGGCTTCTAGCGCAATGTCATGGGTCTTGTCATACTCAAATATTCCACAGGCCATCTCAAGTGGTTTGCTTGGAGTGACAGAGAACGGAATTTTGTTAGTTTTAATTATGGTTCTATTGTTATTAGTGTTAGGAACATTCATGGATATTGCTCCAGGACTGCTGATTTTCACTCCAATCCTTTTCCCAGTCGCCACATCTTTAGGCATTCACCCGGTACATTTTGGTATAATTATGTCATTAGGTTTAGCGATTGGTACAACCACACCTCCAGTAGGGACCGTCCTATTTATTGGTAGCAAGGTTGGAGGAGTTAGTGTTGAACAAGTCATAAAACCATTATTGATTTTCTACATTCCAATGGTTATGGCTCTACTTGCGGTAGCTTTTATACCGGAAATTAGTCTTTGGCTCCCTCGTTTATTTGGGTTAATTGATTAA
- a CDS encoding TRAP transporter small permease subunit, with amino-acid sequence MFAVVVFVIGGTRLVIATINQVSPVLGLPMGVVYGVLPIAGVLIIFYQLLNIKIDAAQLDREKREAA; translated from the coding sequence GTGTTTGCAGTTGTTGTCTTTGTAATAGGTGGAACGCGGCTTGTTATTGCGACGATTAATCAAGTATCTCCTGTGCTCGGATTACCGATGGGAGTTGTATATGGCGTCTTGCCTATTGCAGGTGTGCTAATCATATTCTACCAGCTTCTCAATATAAAAATAGATGCTGCCCAACTAGATAGGGAAAAGAGGGAAGCTGCATGA
- a CDS encoding TRAP transporter small permease, whose protein sequence is MERIKNWIDRIIIGCSSVLVVFLVAGAIWQVFTRFVLQNPSVFTEEVLRFSLIWIGFLGASYAFGHREHLALTFLTSKLAGQKKSL, encoded by the coding sequence GTGGAGAGAATAAAAAATTGGATTGATCGAATAATTATTGGATGTTCAAGTGTGTTAGTAGTGTTTCTTGTTGCGGGAGCCATTTGGCAAGTATTTACTAGGTTTGTTTTGCAGAATCCGAGTGTGTTTACGGAAGAGGTTCTACGGTTTTCATTGATATGGATTGGCTTTTTAGGGGCAAGTTATGCATTTGGACATAGAGAGCATTTAGCCCTTACGTTTCTAACGTCTAAACTTGCAGGACAAAAAAAGAGTCTCTAA
- a CDS encoding TRAP transporter substrate-binding protein — MVKVNAGALESFDPSFSVFSLPYVFSDEEHFERVMDSETVQSMYGNLSDIGLRGITYFDAGARSFYTSNHAIEKPEDLAGLKIRVMTNKTSIDTMKLLGAAPTPLPASEVYTGLQQGVIDGAESSSIALVDANHGEVAKYFSYDEHTRIPDFLIMSDQTWNNLSEEEQAIITEEAQDSTHEHNERWKDMIADGVVKAEEEMGVTFNEVDQEPFRELVEPLLEESRENPQVKEILDAFSILE, encoded by the coding sequence ATGGTAAAGGTAAATGCAGGCGCATTGGAGAGCTTTGACCCATCTTTTTCAGTATTTAGTTTGCCTTATGTGTTTAGTGATGAAGAACATTTTGAACGTGTCATGGACTCGGAAACTGTGCAATCTATGTATGGGAATCTTTCCGATATAGGCTTGAGAGGTATTACGTACTTTGATGCAGGTGCTAGAAGTTTTTACACATCTAATCATGCAATCGAGAAACCAGAGGATTTGGCTGGCTTAAAGATTAGGGTTATGACTAATAAAACATCGATTGATACGATGAAACTATTAGGTGCAGCTCCAACTCCACTACCTGCCTCAGAGGTATATACAGGACTTCAACAGGGAGTTATCGACGGTGCGGAAAGTAGCTCAATTGCTCTTGTAGACGCTAATCACGGAGAAGTAGCTAAATATTTTTCTTATGACGAACATACACGAATTCCAGACTTTTTAATTATGAGTGATCAAACGTGGAATAACTTAAGTGAAGAGGAACAAGCAATCATTACCGAAGAAGCACAAGATTCTACTCATGAACACAATGAACGCTGGAAAGACATGATTGCTGATGGAGTAGTTAAAGCAGAGGAAGAGATGGGCGTTACTTTTAATGAAGTGGACCAAGAGCCATTTCGCGAGTTAGTAGAGCCATTATTAGAAGAGAGTAGAGAAAATCCACAAGTAAAAGAAATTTTGGATGCGTTTTCAATTTTGGAGTGA
- a CDS encoding Gfo/Idh/MocA family protein has translation MKSDKQAEVVLIGINGYGESYLRLLLERTDASLIGVVEIAAEKSSFFGVLQERSIPIYKSIEAFYENHSADLAIISTPIHLHTKQAIYAMEQGSHVLCEKPLTGDPSDLPLWKKASEKNGKWAAVGFNWSFTESIQSLKKDIIAGVFGKAIQLKTLVLWPRTEDYFNRSTWAGKKYSPDGTLIMDSIANNATAHFLHNMFYMLGDRMETSAPVKDVEAQLYRVNEIETFDTCVVNMQTEKGTELLFLASHAVEKSEGPIFHYEFEKGVITFNSEDEQPSMRAEFHDGTKKDYGNPHVPHVDKLNWCLRAIHDSEATPPCDYSTAAVHVQVLGELNAQLDLVKEFPEELKRFDSATKLHYVENVREVLTDSYQKGTVPSQPF, from the coding sequence ATGAAAAGTGATAAACAGGCTGAGGTTGTATTAATAGGTATCAATGGCTACGGGGAAAGTTATTTACGTTTATTACTTGAACGAACGGATGCAAGCCTTATAGGTGTAGTTGAAATTGCTGCCGAAAAGAGCAGTTTCTTTGGCGTTTTACAAGAAAGATCGATTCCAATTTATAAATCAATTGAAGCTTTTTATGAGAATCATTCTGCGGATCTTGCAATCATTTCTACCCCAATCCATTTGCATACAAAACAAGCTATTTATGCTATGGAGCAGGGAAGTCATGTATTATGTGAAAAGCCCCTTACTGGAGATCCATCAGACCTTCCGCTTTGGAAAAAAGCATCAGAAAAAAACGGGAAGTGGGCTGCGGTTGGTTTTAACTGGTCATTTACAGAGTCAATCCAATCTTTAAAAAAGGATATCATCGCAGGAGTATTTGGCAAAGCAATTCAATTAAAAACACTTGTGCTTTGGCCACGAACAGAAGACTATTTTAATCGGTCTACCTGGGCAGGAAAAAAATATAGTCCTGATGGTACATTGATCATGGACAGCATTGCCAATAATGCGACTGCTCACTTTCTACACAACATGTTTTACATGCTAGGTGATCGAATGGAGACAAGTGCTCCAGTAAAAGATGTGGAGGCACAATTGTATCGTGTCAATGAAATTGAAACATTTGATACATGTGTAGTGAACATGCAGACTGAAAAAGGGACGGAATTGTTATTTTTAGCTTCCCATGCTGTTGAAAAATCAGAAGGCCCTATTTTCCACTATGAATTTGAAAAAGGTGTCATCACGTTTAACTCAGAGGATGAGCAGCCCTCCATGCGTGCTGAGTTTCATGATGGAACCAAAAAGGACTATGGAAATCCACATGTGCCTCATGTAGATAAGCTGAATTGGTGCTTGAGGGCTATACATGATTCAGAGGCGACACCGCCATGTGATTATTCTACAGCAGCTGTACATGTTCAAGTGCTTGGAGAACTGAATGCTCAACTTGATTTAGTCAAGGAGTTTCCAGAAGAGCTGAAACGATTTGATTCGGCTACAAAGCTTCATTATGTAGAAAATGTACGAGAGGTATTAACTGATTCCTATCAAAAGGGGACGGTTCCAAGTCAGCCGTTTTGA
- a CDS encoding Gfo/Idh/MocA family protein, with the protein MIATSIIPSERAVLGLQVLAHDKHFFSAKAGFTTLDQVKQAREAMKSSNKKWSIFFGERLGVESAMLAQYIVEKGLIGRVFQVTGSGPHRLNKESREDWFFDPKQNGGILTDIGSHQFDQFLIYTGATDAKVLHSKTANYQHHEYGDWEDFGDATLLANNGATQYVRVDWFTPDGLPTWGDGRTVIFGTDGYIELRKYLDVGRTTERNHLYIVTQSEELYVPVSGRVGKPYFYDLIKDCQNGTEYAMTQEHVFRVSELAVEAQEKALRLNGLEEDK; encoded by the coding sequence ATGATTGCGACTAGTATTATCCCTTCTGAAAGAGCAGTGCTTGGTCTGCAGGTACTTGCTCATGATAAGCATTTTTTCTCGGCAAAAGCAGGTTTTACTACACTTGATCAAGTAAAGCAGGCTCGGGAAGCCATGAAATCATCAAATAAAAAATGGTCTATCTTTTTTGGGGAGCGTTTAGGTGTTGAGTCGGCAATGCTTGCTCAATACATCGTTGAAAAAGGACTAATTGGACGTGTATTCCAAGTGACCGGCTCAGGGCCACACCGCTTAAATAAAGAATCTAGAGAAGATTGGTTTTTTGATCCAAAGCAAAACGGCGGGATTTTAACCGATATTGGCAGCCATCAATTTGATCAGTTTCTAATTTACACAGGAGCAACGGATGCAAAGGTTCTTCATAGTAAAACAGCTAACTATCAACACCATGAATATGGTGATTGGGAAGATTTTGGTGATGCAACATTACTCGCGAATAATGGTGCTACTCAATATGTGAGAGTTGATTGGTTCACTCCAGACGGATTACCTACTTGGGGAGACGGTCGGACTGTTATCTTTGGCACGGATGGATATATTGAATTGCGCAAATATCTTGATGTGGGTCGCACGACAGAACGAAATCACTTGTACATTGTCACACAATCTGAGGAACTGTATGTACCGGTCAGTGGACGTGTAGGCAAACCGTATTTTTATGATCTGATCAAAGATTGCCAGAATGGTACAGAGTATGCGATGACTCAAGAGCATGTGTTTCGAGTGTCAGAATTGGCAGTTGAGGCACAGGAGAAGGCATTGCGTTTGAACGGCTTGGAGGAAGACAAATGA
- a CDS encoding dihydrodipicolinate synthase family protein: MAYSIKLPTEDRTVETYELKGSPSAFSGAGGFSSRTAYSAAHVVADPLSSSHPVLGGDIDWERTLHYRRHLWSLGFGVAEAMDTAQRGMGLSWESAQELIKQSSLEAKRAGGLIASGAGTDHLDLSVEHSLDDIIRAYTEQCEFVESQDSGIILMASRALAKTAKKPEDYGYVYGQILGQTAKPVILHWLGPMFDPALQGYWGEEDYDRAMDVCLEMIHQNEAKIDGIKISLLDKDKEIKMRRLLPESVRMYTGDDFNYPELIAGDEQGYSHALLGIFDAIAPAASHALRALDHNDLETYKRVLEPTVALSRHIFETPTYAYKTGIVFMAYLNGHQSHFKMIGGAEGTRSIQHLTKLFKLMDEANLIEDPELAVTRMNRVLQLAGIEQEVLT, from the coding sequence ATGGCATACTCTATTAAACTTCCAACAGAAGATCGTACAGTCGAGACGTATGAGTTAAAAGGGTCACCATCTGCGTTTAGTGGTGCGGGGGGATTCTCCTCTCGTACGGCTTATTCTGCAGCACATGTTGTGGCTGATCCCCTTTCATCTAGTCACCCCGTTCTTGGAGGAGACATTGACTGGGAAAGAACCTTACATTACCGTAGACACCTTTGGTCGCTTGGCTTTGGTGTGGCTGAAGCGATGGATACTGCGCAGCGCGGAATGGGCCTATCGTGGGAAAGTGCACAAGAGCTAATTAAACAGTCGTCGCTTGAAGCGAAACGTGCAGGTGGGCTGATTGCTTCTGGTGCGGGCACAGATCATTTAGATTTAAGTGTAGAGCATTCATTGGATGATATTATTCGAGCTTATACGGAACAATGCGAGTTCGTTGAGAGCCAAGATAGTGGCATTATTTTAATGGCGAGTCGTGCCTTGGCCAAAACAGCAAAAAAACCAGAAGACTACGGTTATGTATATGGACAAATCTTAGGGCAAACAGCCAAACCTGTGATTCTGCACTGGCTTGGCCCTATGTTTGATCCTGCTCTGCAAGGATATTGGGGAGAAGAAGACTATGACCGAGCAATGGATGTCTGCTTGGAAATGATTCACCAAAATGAAGCTAAGATCGATGGGATCAAAATTTCTCTTCTTGATAAAGACAAAGAAATCAAAATGCGTCGTTTACTTCCAGAGTCAGTACGGATGTATACGGGGGACGATTTTAACTATCCAGAGTTAATTGCAGGAGATGAACAAGGATACAGTCATGCCCTACTTGGCATTTTTGATGCAATTGCCCCAGCAGCATCGCATGCATTACGTGCTCTTGATCACAATGATCTTGAGACATACAAACGCGTTCTTGAACCTACAGTAGCATTAAGTCGTCATATTTTTGAAACACCAACCTACGCCTATAAAACAGGTATTGTGTTTATGGCATACCTAAATGGTCATCAATCACATTTTAAAATGATTGGTGGTGCAGAGGGTACGCGTTCTATCCAACATCTTACAAAGCTATTTAAGTTAATGGATGAAGCAAACCTCATTGAAGATCCTGAGTTAGCTGTAACACGTATGAACCGAGTTCTACAGCTTGCGGGTATTGAACAGGAGGTGCTCACATGA
- a CDS encoding YuzF family protein: MNDQLDWTLNDPYLYSAASEYLNQMVEAQTTRGAVRGKLLDVQPDHLVIEMGGTPFYIRTQQIIWFFQQNNTILPTHIT, from the coding sequence GTGAATGATCAGCTTGACTGGACGCTTAATGATCCTTATTTGTATAGTGCAGCTTCAGAGTATTTAAATCAGATGGTTGAGGCACAGACAACCCGTGGAGCGGTAAGAGGAAAGCTGCTTGACGTACAACCCGATCATCTAGTTATTGAAATGGGTGGCACTCCATTTTACATTCGAACCCAACAAATTATTTGGTTTTTCCAGCAAAATAACACAATCCTCCCTACGCATATAACCTAA
- a CDS encoding manganese catalase family protein: protein MIKRINKLQIELPRPEHGDANAAAAVQELLGGKFGEMSTLNNYMFQSFNFRGKSKYKPFYDLIASITAEEFGHVELVANAINLVSYGTTFPGDPDTAPLQNGKDDRYSTHYTTTAQTAFPGDSMGRPWNGTFVNNSGALVEDLLHNYTLEIGARNHKMRVYEMSTNPTVRELCGYLLVRGGTHIIAYAKAIQVATGVDIGKMLPVPYPDNTKFAETNKFIDQGLYNVLYTWGEPEYRDIRQIWKGENPETNEPLRVIDGVPEGAPIPDLEEKPQLFAPGIDPEQYAMIQKRLKENL from the coding sequence ATGATTAAACGGATAAATAAATTACAAATTGAACTTCCTAGACCTGAACACGGTGATGCCAATGCCGCAGCAGCTGTTCAAGAATTATTAGGTGGAAAATTTGGTGAGATGTCTACATTAAATAATTACATGTTCCAATCTTTTAACTTTCGAGGAAAATCAAAATACAAACCCTTTTATGATCTCATAGCCAGTATTACAGCTGAGGAGTTTGGTCACGTTGAATTAGTGGCAAACGCGATTAATCTCGTCTCCTATGGAACAACGTTTCCCGGAGACCCCGATACCGCCCCACTTCAAAACGGAAAAGATGATCGATACTCGACTCATTATACAACAACTGCACAAACAGCATTTCCAGGCGACAGCATGGGCAGACCCTGGAATGGTACATTCGTAAACAACAGTGGCGCTCTTGTAGAGGACTTACTACACAATTACACATTAGAAATTGGTGCACGTAATCATAAAATGCGAGTCTATGAAATGTCTACTAACCCAACAGTTCGAGAGCTTTGTGGATACTTACTAGTTCGAGGAGGCACACATATTATCGCTTATGCCAAGGCGATTCAAGTAGCTACTGGCGTTGATATTGGAAAAATGCTTCCTGTCCCGTATCCCGACAATACCAAATTTGCCGAAACAAATAAATTTATTGATCAAGGTCTTTACAATGTGCTTTATACATGGGGCGAACCGGAATATCGAGATATTCGGCAGATTTGGAAAGGTGAAAACCCAGAAACAAACGAACCTCTGCGAGTGATTGATGGGGTACCAGAAGGCGCTCCTATTCCCGATCTAGAAGAGAAGCCGCAGCTATTTGCTCCAGGAATTGATCCAGAACAATATGCGATGATTCAAAAAAGATTGAAAGAGAATCTTTAA
- a CDS encoding MFS transporter → MNRLQASRSTVLIVFMLSTFAIGMTEYVVTGLLTQFSMDLDVPISTTGLLLSVYALGVAVFGPILRMITIKFPTKTLLIIFMGIFVASNIIAATAPNFEMLLVSRLLSATMHAPFFGLSMAVAVNISTPEKRTAAIAAVQGGLTIAIMLGVPFGSYLGGMFDWRYVFWFIALIGAIAFIGIILTTPNHKPIDTPNLKKELGMFKNKNVLLVIAIIVFGFSGVFTAYTFKEPMLRAFAGFEVTGITTALFCFGLGAVIGNFASGRVIPKLLTERLMGALVVLAVILVSFTYLLQFPITAFVACFLFGVGTFGTTPLLNSKIIIAAREAPSLSGTVAASVFNLANAIGAFLGTMILDISASYVIVTFVAAGLITLGLVLTFITHKVEDKSLYE, encoded by the coding sequence ATGAATCGTTTACAGGCTTCAAGATCAACAGTTTTAATCGTTTTTATGCTTTCCACCTTTGCCATTGGAATGACTGAATATGTTGTGACAGGGTTGCTAACTCAATTCTCAATGGATCTAGATGTACCAATTTCAACCACAGGGTTGTTGCTCAGTGTATATGCACTCGGTGTTGCAGTGTTTGGACCGATCCTAAGGATGATTACAATTAAATTTCCAACCAAAACACTGTTAATCATATTTATGGGCATATTCGTAGCCAGTAATATCATAGCGGCAACCGCACCAAATTTTGAAATGCTGTTAGTATCAAGGTTATTGTCTGCCACTATGCACGCTCCATTTTTCGGATTGAGTATGGCTGTAGCGGTTAACATTTCCACCCCTGAGAAACGAACAGCAGCCATTGCCGCTGTGCAGGGTGGTCTAACCATAGCCATCATGCTTGGGGTTCCTTTTGGCTCGTACCTTGGTGGAATGTTTGATTGGAGATATGTCTTCTGGTTTATCGCTTTAATTGGAGCAATTGCTTTTATAGGCATTATCTTAACCACACCAAATCACAAACCAATCGACACGCCTAATCTCAAAAAAGAATTAGGTATGTTCAAAAATAAAAATGTACTTCTTGTCATTGCGATTATTGTGTTTGGATTCTCCGGAGTCTTTACAGCTTATACCTTCAAAGAACCAATGCTACGCGCTTTCGCGGGCTTTGAAGTGACTGGCATTACCACAGCTCTCTTTTGTTTTGGACTTGGAGCGGTTATAGGAAACTTTGCATCTGGACGTGTGATTCCTAAACTACTGACAGAACGTCTAATGGGGGCACTTGTGGTGCTCGCTGTGATCTTGGTATCGTTCACATACCTGTTACAGTTTCCAATCACAGCCTTTGTCGCTTGTTTCCTATTTGGAGTTGGAACATTCGGTACGACACCACTGTTAAATTCCAAAATTATTATTGCCGCAAGAGAAGCGCCTTCCTTATCAGGAACAGTCGCAGCCTCAGTTTTTAATCTGGCAAACGCGATCGGCGCTTTCCTTGGAACAATGATCTTAGATATCAGTGCCAGCTACGTCATTGTGACATTTGTGGCTGCAGGCTTGATTACACTCGGACTTGTGCTTACTTTTATCACGCATAAAGTTGAGGATAAGAGTTTATATGAATAG
- a CDS encoding AraC family transcriptional regulator → MSEHQDVILYESKHQEKDFVQPHSHATHQILYVLDGQGRCKLNDRDFPLKPDSMIVIPPSTEHSILAASKMTVLILEFSRVHVDSESRELLISPVFAESKVWSLNLFSSSEVRKLLRKMLYEQSQKNIDYKLGIKLLLSQLLFILMRANQSMAQQDSNTLRSSWLKEYIDSNFYQITSIEEMAGKMGISSRYMNQMFSEVYEQTPMRYLTEVRLTRVKKMLTETDLDIVTICFEVGFESLSTFYRVFKKQVGVPPHRYRTTYAGRE, encoded by the coding sequence GTGTCAGAACATCAAGATGTCATCTTATATGAAAGTAAGCATCAAGAAAAGGATTTTGTCCAACCACATTCCCATGCCACGCATCAAATTCTATATGTTCTTGATGGCCAAGGTCGTTGTAAGTTAAACGATCGTGACTTTCCACTCAAACCAGACAGTATGATTGTTATTCCTCCTTCTACAGAGCATTCTATTTTAGCAGCGTCGAAAATGACGGTGCTTATTTTGGAGTTTTCTCGAGTGCATGTAGATTCTGAAAGCAGAGAGTTGCTTATATCTCCGGTGTTTGCAGAGTCAAAGGTGTGGAGCCTAAATCTTTTTAGTAGCAGTGAAGTCCGCAAGCTTTTGAGGAAAATGCTATACGAACAATCCCAAAAAAACATTGATTATAAACTAGGTATCAAACTTTTGCTTAGTCAGCTTTTATTTATCTTAATGCGTGCTAATCAATCAATGGCGCAGCAAGACTCAAACACACTGAGATCAAGCTGGTTAAAGGAATATATTGATTCTAATTTCTATCAAATTACAAGTATTGAAGAAATGGCAGGCAAGATGGGTATTAGTTCACGATACATGAACCAAATGTTTAGTGAAGTGTATGAGCAAACCCCGATGCGTTATCTAACGGAAGTTCGATTAACCAGAGTAAAAAAAATGCTGACGGAGACAGATCTTGATATTGTCACGATATGTTTTGAAGTAGGTTTCGAATCTCTATCAACCTTCTACCGGGTTTTTAAAAAGCAAGTTGGTGTCCCGCCCCATCGTTATCGAACGACGTATGCTGGCAGGGAGTAA